A stretch of DNA from Mercenaria mercenaria strain notata unplaced genomic scaffold, MADL_Memer_1 contig_2779, whole genome shotgun sequence:
GTCTACAGCTTATTTATACTGCAAATTATTATTGCGCATTCAATGTATATAATAGTCAAAATCGAAAGTGAGATACCTCAATCTCGGCAGTTGTAATATTTCCGGCAACACCAACTGAAATTTAATTACTGATCTGAAACGaaaaatgatgtatttctgtaatGCAATTTATACATGTAATACTACACCAGCTGACATGTAATCACCGACTGACTTTCATGATTTGAAAAGAATTTAGACATTACTAAATCGTATATTTCGCTAATGCAATCaaaacatgtatatcatataaGGCGATACTGCACTGGTTGCATGTAACTCTTTTTTTGAAATATCCGACCTGTTTTAATTTTCAGTCGGTGGCAAAATGGGAAATACATTGGATATAGGAACTGTAGGCCGGAAAAACGAAACCGCGATGGATATAGCAGAATTGCAGGTAAACTTCATACATCTGACGTGTTGAATCTAGGACTGTTCCGTAATACGTATAGATGGAACTTCACAGTATCAACGAGGCACCTATACCAACAATGAAATAACTCATATTAAAAATGGAATTGGTATATTCATGTGACCAAGAGATGATATGATTTTTTGTATTCGATTAATAAATAAACAGAGCGCATCTGCGTTTTCACACATGgtctaatttaaaattaaaagcaaCTTTGGTAATAAAACGTATAAATCAATTGTTTGATTAATGGTAAATTGTACATAGTTCCTATATCTAAAGTGCGGCTTCTGAGACATAAAAAGAGGAATAATTAGAACTAATTAAGATAAGTACATGTAATTTCTACCAGACTGTATATATACATAGTTTATTAAAATGTTGCTTGTTGCTGATAAATCTGCAGTTGATAGAATTGGCAAAAACATCGTGTTTAAGTAACGGCTTTAAAAGATTGTTTTAGTGTTAGGCACTTTATTGTAAATACAATGTAGTTGTATTTGAGATGGTTTGTCTCATTCTGATACATGAAAAATTCGGTTTTCGAATGGTAGATATTCAACAAAACATACGTCCTTTTGGAGAAAGTATGTGACAATTTAAATGACAATCAACCACAACAATTAATTCTAGTAAAAGTACGttttatattcaatatgaaaCATTCTCTAACATGTTGAGCTATGCTATTAAGGATCAGTTACTTAGGAGATTAAAATCATATACTGGTGTTTATTATGCTAAGAACTGTCTTTGTAGCAATTTCAATGTTGGGGCATACAAAGACGTGTGGAGAAGGCCGTATTGACGACCTGCCAACATCTTCATTTTGCACCCGAACATGTTTTGAATATCCTACggaacaaaacacaaaaaaaaaaacgttcttcCTATTGAACTAATGCCTATAGACCATATAGACATTCATAATATACTTGGAAGGGTAAATTTAAATGCTCTTTGAGGTAGACTCTTTCAGGTAGACTATAATGTTGGGGGAGGGGATGGAGGGGTAGTACAAAGCATAATTATGTCGTCTGCCGCTTTTCTCAGTTTGGGGCGAGGGGTGGGTGGTAACTCCTACGCGTATAAAGATGGAATGGacgatgaatattattttgaacaaaaatgttgCAAACTTACGTTTAATTAGAAATTACTTATTTACAAAGATAACGGCTGTTATGACATCGTTTTGTAATATGTGTTTATTCTTATTATGAACAtgatgtttatacattttttactGAAGGAGACCATGAAATGTTTACATTTAGAAATAAGCTTCTACGAAAACATTGACCATACATAGTGTGAATGAATGCAAAGGAACTAGTTAATAAGTATAAAGCTTTGTGCACAGTAGTCCATGTTTAGGAATGTCTACTCAAAATATGCAGGAGTTATGACTTTCTGGAAACACCAGGTTTCAATCCTTTTTGAATCAGTCACAAGTTGAATAGAATATACATCAAAATAGAGGGGAAATAACATCATGCAATTTTGTCATTTTCGTATCTTAGATAACTTAAGGGAAACCTTTTGCCATTTCGATGTATTTTAAATATTGGTGATAACAGAGACACAATGGTATTGCCTAATGGGTATATCATTAATGTTAAACGACAACTCCATCTCTTTATAGCACTCAATCAGGGTTTCAAGTTGTTACTTTGATTAAGGCATTTTCAGATCTATGCATAGTAGTCTactatgtgaataaaaaaaaaactgctgtttCATACTCCTCATTCATGTTTTCTACAAGCCATTCTTAATATTGTTCCGTCAGCTGTATAACTGAAAAAAGGGGGGAAAGGGGACCATTCCTATTCACTATCAAAGAAATTATGTTCTTAGATGTCAAATTATGATGTAATAATGTGATTCTTTTCGATGTCCCTTTACTCGATTGTATTACAAAATACAAAAGTTAACGTTCCTTTTATGTTTGTATCGCTGCGTATTGATTTCTGAATTTTAACAACGATCTTGTGTTAGACTTTTATTCACAATTTTACTCCTTTTGACAATGTCTTGTATGTaattaattcaattttttaaTACAGAAACAGATGAGTGTAGTAGACCATTCGATGACAGGGCTGGCTAAGTCCATAGATTCAATGCAAGCTGCTTGTAAAATGTTACTTTTGCATTTagagaagaaagaagaaattaaCACGGGTAGGTACTTATCAAAAGTATTCAATACATCACAAAAACTTTCAGCAAAATTATCataaattattaatatattacGTGTAAAGGACAATTGTGACAAGTCTATACAGTATCAATAGTACCACTGATTGAACTCACTGCGTCGTGGGATTCAGCCAAGATAAAAGGAGCGACCTATAAGCCTTTATTGCTCCACTGAACAAGATTTCTTTATTAGATTGTCCAGTCTTGAGCTTATGTCAAATGTTTCGGTCACCAAATCAAGTTTTATTTGATAACTTGTCAGTGGCGGAAAATGTCTTGACAAAACTTTCGATTATGTTTAACACGACACATTAGACCGTGAGTGTTCTGACTGTGTTTGGATTGTGTGTCATTTTTCCGCTGATGTATATAATCTTACTGTAATTTTACCAAAGCACTAATTTATCGTCAAGAATATGTCAAACTGCATTCGTTTCTTACGTAGAAAGATTGTCATAATGATAACATAAGTATTTCTTTTTAATCGTACCTTAATACAAAGTACAATAGCTAAAACGAGGATTCTAGAAACCGTTTTCTTTAATATGTCAATGACGGAAGTAAATATTTGTATGTGTAAACATGTGCATTTATTCTCAGACAAAATATAGGTTTAATGGACGGGACCAGTAACAAGTATGCATATCTTAATATGTGATTATGTCAAGCCAAACGTCGctgtattgtaaacattttattcttgTCAATTATATTATTTCACATTTAAGTTAGAATTACTACCatttcgtattcatttttttttttttgcagttttttcttttaatttcttgttaTCAAGGTGCATGTTTGATGTattcatttgatatatttatttcaaggtaTTTTAATGTATGTCCAAAACCACACTTTTAAGTTTTGACATCAGTTAGAAACTGTGGAGCAGCAGCGCGGCAAAATTCCAAAATGGCGCTATCATATTtcccataattatgatttaagatatttgtttatttgtgttaCTCGTTTTAATAATGAATATGAGTATTGTTGcataaaatacaaatgaaaaggcaagaattattaaaaatgtgaaacaaatagCATAAACGACAAAAAACATACGCAATCAACATATGACCATTTAATAATATAACAAGTAAACAATTTAGCTACATTTGACCTgatgacatttgtttgtttctgtgcAAGTTACTGCCTGAACGTTTTCACGAGTGACGTTAAAAATCGTGAATGATAGGTTATTTGATCTTTTATGTATCATGTATGCTCAATGGCTTTCTCATGTACTTACAATTATAGTTTTCCCACTTTAATAATTCCCACTTTGCACTCGTAACGTTACGCGGATTATGATGAAATCAATGCGCACAATGGTCTGTGAGAGGTATTGTACGTGCAGTTATTATGTACATTTCTACcttaaaaagaatttttgtttGATTAGAGTTCCAAATAATTTATCATTCGCATTCTTCGGAATTCAATTTAAGTGTTGTTCCGTACAGTTAAAATGCCTCACTAGTATTTCAATAATTCAAAAACATGACTTGTAATAAATCGATTTGTTTCAGATGATTGCTTGGAAGGTGAAAACGAGGACAGAAAACAATCTGGTCCTGATCTTGCGCTTGAGCTTCTTCGATCGATAGATGTAAGCAATGCATTTACCATTGTGATTCTGATGTGTTTGAATATATATACtctatgtttaaaaatatacacaaatacTCTGTTAACATGATTTTTCATTCACTTATCAACTCTTGATCCTTTTAGCTGGATGACATAATGTGCACTAATTCTTATATATAGGCTCGTCCGTGTGGTTACTTAAATAACAAATGTTCTTTACATTCAAATTTCTTAAGCGACCAATCAAATAAAACAGCAAAATTATACCGCATGTTGTAGTTAAATGTTCTGACCGATATATTAAGTATTTAAATgcaaaacaactgaaaatgaaatatgtaattgACATGTAaccttataaaatattttatcatcattgcTTTAAGGAAAGCGTGACTGACCATAAATTCATTGCAATGGATGTTATTGGCAGATTGCTGCATTTCATTGCTAATAACTTGCAAAAGTATGGCATCTCGTCAATGAAGAGTGATAAAGAATTAACTCTGGATAAATATGTAGCTGCAAAGTGTCCTTTCGATATGACAGGTACGGTTCTGTTCTATGATGAGAAAATCAAATCTCTAAGGTCAGAGGTTGGaaagttaaaagaaattaaaagaaacttACGTAGCCGCATTGATACAATGCAGAGAAGAGAAGACGATTTAATTGAAGAAAACACATGTCTACATGATCAGGTTGATAAActagaaataaaattgaacattTCAAGACAAGACAAGCAAACCATACCGTCAACTGCAGATGGTAATGACAAACAGTTTACAGAAACAAACAATATACCGTTAAAAGTAGAAACTGTCGAAAAACAGAAAGATAAATTTGACGACATGTTGGAAGAACATTTGAGCGAAAAAGTGAAAGAGCTGGTAGATTTGAAAAAGGAACGGGAAATAGAAAGACAAAAGTTCGAAGAAGAAATTGCccaatacaaaaatgaaaacacagTACTTGAGGACGCAAATAGAACCTTAGTTGAGGAACTTGAAAGGAAAAAACCCGCAAAAGTTATACAAGGTATATATTGTCTTCTTTTACATTAACAACTTTTAATTCTCTACTACCATTTAATGTAAACACAGTGTTACTTTCGAAAACCACTTACCCTCTGGGCCTGATGAAAAGTTCCGGGTTTGGAAGTTTCCGGTACTTGAAAGTACAGAGTGATTTGAACAAATGCGCCTGCATCCATTGGATGTATTTTGGAGCAAGTTACGTTTCGCGTATTATTTTCAATTTGTCCTGTAGGGACAGGTCAGTTTTACAACGTTTCGGCGATATCTcagcaattttaattttttattatgaaaatgatgGAGATTTCGTGAAAGCCTGGCTTACTCGTTTTTACTAACCTACACCCGACTTTAAAGTTGCGGAATTTAACCAATTACGAAATCAAACCATTGTCCGGTGCCATATTTTTACACTGGCTGATTTACGTTTGAACTATATGCACTCTTTTACTGTTACCGAAATTAGAATTAAAAgtccatgaaaatatttaatgtatcaaAATTATAACGCTAATAATTCCTTTAATGAACGATGATTTTCTAATTATCAAGAATTTTGGCAGTTATTTCATCCTTTGATTGGCAGTTAAGATTCTCATTCGTGTCCAAATGATTGGTCACCAATAATTGTTAAACAATAGGATCGCACAAATATTGTCCGGTTTTTAGAATTTGAGAATTTGGAAGTTCTGGTATAATTTAGAAGTACAttctatatagaaaatagaaggaaaaatTCGGGACCGAAAAAATCGTCCGAATTTCAGATGTTTCCGCTTTTTGGAAggtccggaattcagaagttccTCTGTTAATATGCATGAATGgtgaatccaagaacactggttaagttaactgcccgccgttacatatatactgaaatactgtaacagttgaaaaacgacgttaatcCCAAAACAACCAACCAAGCAATACAGTGGTAGTAAACATTAGCAGAAAATGTACACATTGATCTCGCTGTGTAAAGAATTAATTACAGCAATCCTTTGCTACCACCAGTTTATATGACAGACATTCTGtttaataacaaagatataactTTTCACACACTTCAAAACGAAATCTTTCTATATATAAAAATCACTTGTTTGAAATAAGGCTTGACATGACAAGACTGATGGCATGAGAACATATTCAATAAATTATCATAAAGAGTTCAAATCACGTTAAAGTTTAAGAGCTCAGCTGAAAATACTTAAAGCGAAAAAGAAGTAGCATAAATCCGACCTGTATATGTTGCTAATTATTCTGCTTGCGTAATAGAGACAAGAAGTAAAATTATGTCCGTAGACTGAAAGTGTgtgaaatataatatcttatttTAATCCTTTGTACAATACAATTATATCTGTGtacgttttctttttctagaataaaatatatagaaatgatatacatgtatgatgatGGTTGTTTTTTGACATTCTACACTTCGTTTTTCAGTTCAGGTTCAGATGTACAGGAACCTTTGCAGTATGAGCATAGAAACCAGTTTGGCAGACTTCTTGAAATACAAAGCGAAAACAAAATCACtagatttgaaaattattacATATTATAAGCGACTAGCTGTTGAAAGAGACAAGCCTGTTATAATTCTTTGCGATTCGTCTTCCGTTTCGACCAGTTCAAAAAAGACGGGAAACGCAATCGGAGGCATAGAAGGTAACATGTTTTATATTAGTTAGTCTTGAAACTGAATTCGATATGTTTTAGAGCTGTCATATCCTTATACACACAAGGGGACAAGCAAAGCAAATATGTGTAGGTTGTTagaaatgtaataacatttttgttagTTGCCTTAAAGCATAATTATTCAGCTTTTGCCAAACTGTTCGTTCTTATGGACACATGTAATGTGGTGAGTGATATTGAACAATGAGCATAGAATAACATGTAGTTTGTATATTTGTCCGTTTGAAAACTGATTTGTATGTTATTATTGAAGCTTGTCAAAATTTCCTTACCTTTCACAAGTATCAGCATAAGAAAGGTATGTGTAGGTAGTTAGGAATATGTCAACactcaaaattatttgttattgCTTTAAAGGCATATACGAATTATGTTTATTGTGTCCACTCGTCCGTAATTTTAATCCTTGATTCTTGGTTGTGATAATTATATGTCTAACATGACtcgaagaaaatataacaactctgaatCCAGGTAATGAccgccacacaacacttaaagattgctgttgtgatagtaaatacAATTCTGGAGCAAGAATGACCTAACAtcttctatgtttataaaacttggtgtcgaatgtttgattttatttctatgtaaatttaGTTACTGGAATTTTCTAGAattttaaactaggtcactaagccaAATAAAGAACACACTGATTTATACCCTACTTTCTCTTTACtgtaaatgaaacaatattaGGAAGTTTGACCTAATAAAATATAGACTAAACCTGACTAAATCTGGGTTAAGCAGTATGTCTAGTGAGAGCGAATTAAAACATCCAATGATTTTTTacttataaattgaaaataaatgatgaaGATGCCAGTTTTAGgccaaacaaatgattttaatgttatataCATACGAAAAACATGACTATTGTTAAAATCGCTTACCCAAACGAAtctctctttttctttttttttttcattaatttgtttaaacatatacTACAGCTAAAAACTgtttgtgatatgcaggctccgtaaccACGGACCCACACTCTAGATTCTAGTTAGTTTATTACTGCCTATTGATTTCTCGTTTAAGGCTAGTCAGTCATTTTATATGCGGACCATACGCCGGCATTCTAGTATACCATAGAAAATTTCATGTACATGGCCGTATAAACAGACCTGAGGCTGTATCTCAGTTGTATTTTTGGTACTTGTACATGTAacatgtgttaatgttgagttctgctcagtcCGCGGCTGGAGGGGGTGAACGGTAGGTTGCAttatgaacaggctcagtcaaacagTGCCTGCAACACTTACTTTTTGTCATCTTGGGCGACTTGTGGAGATTGCGctttttctattttggtatttgTGTGCATTTCATGACATATTAACATCGTTATAATTCATATATCATTGTTGCATATTGTCTCTACATCATGTTCTTGCTTTATTGTACACTTATCACCAAAATAAATCTACCATTTATTCAAAAGCATTTAGAGATCCTTGTATTAATTTTACTGTTTTCCATTCATTTCAGCAACTCAAAATGCTGCCGTAGTTGTATTGCACAAGGACAGCAAAAAATCGATACAGTACAAACAGGCTGCTATGTTAAAAAAATACCACCCATATTCTTCACTTGGTGAAATTGTCGATGTAGCATGTGACAGCAACAGTGTGTTTTTGTGCGATGATAATGACTACGCTGTTGACGATATCATCAACTACATCTACAAACGAAGATCTTGAGTAACAGATAGACGTCAGACCTTCAGTAAGAGTAATTATAATCGAATAATGTTACCGTATCATACAAGTATATGCTTTGTGTAAAATACCGTTAATGAATTGAATTTACATATACACGTTCTACGTTAAACATTATGCTTTATTCATCTAATGATTCCGCTTAACCATCATGCTCTTCCTtaaatacaaatccataatttatattaattcagattttaacaaaaagtaaatttttgaGTAAATAGATACAGATATCTATCAACAATCTCGTCTCTCCCGgaagactataaggatcttacatgcctgcctgtgtaagacggggttttccctacccgagggacagtgtggaatggaaaaccgagcgttagcgaggttttttatccatgctgtcccgagggtagggaaatcagctgtcttacacaggcagacatgttaggtCATTTTTCTtacctatcatgttcaaaatagatcgtggagacaaatggatatttcctgacattatttataaagtttatgacgtcacaatggtaccagtactatgtgacgtcaccttagtgcacgctattttagacaaggtttttccctagggaaagacagaaATATCTCTCCCCGGCACGTgatcggataaatgtatactttccccgctaggtaggcaagaaaataaggatcttacatgcctgtctgtgtaagacggggttttccctacccgagggacagtgtggaatggaaaatcgAGCGTTAgtgaggttttttatccatgctgtcccgagggtagggaaaacagctgtcttacacaggcagacatgttagatcatttttcttgcctatcatgttcaaaaaaGATCGTAGAGACAAATATGTTTTTGGtgtttcctgacattatttataaagcttatgacgtcacaatggtaccaatactatgtgacgtcaccttagtgcacgctattttagacaaggtttttccctagggaaagacaggaatatctatccccggcgcgtgctcggataaatgtatactttctccgctaggtaggcaagaattgCCTCAATGCATGTCTTCTTACAAATTAAGTTCTTTCTGCTTTGTATATAAGTTTATAACTGTTGTGGTAGTCAATACAATGCATTCAGTAAGTTTACCTTCACTGAAGTTCTTATGTACAGGTGGATACTTTATATCATTTATcaaactgcacatttattatggCTGTCTATACTCTTTATGTGAAAATCAATGATTACTCTTTTTAGTTCCCTAGGGTACGTACAGGTATATAGCTGGGATCATAAAGAGTCCATCGTTGGTTCGCATGACAAAATTGTTCTTCAAACAACTTTCTCTTTTGAACAACTAAATGGAATTAAATCAATGGCTGGAAGATGCAAGAATTTAAACGCATGTAATTGATAGCCATGGCAGATATGGATACTCCTCATCTTCAGTAGTGATTTTCCTTCCTTCAAACGACTTCTTCTCCcgaactacaaaatttatttcaaaagtaagcTGGTATCCGACTATGGATTCAGAAATTTACTAGGAACATCATTATCATTAGAGGCAAAGAAAGAACGCTGCGCTTCATAAAGACTTTCTTCTCAAATGGCAACATGTatcaataaatcaaaattttctaTGTGCATCAGTTACAAAAGATGGCtcctttttaaactaaatttcGGTGGACCTAGCTGTCTTTTAGTGGTGGAGATTCACAAAGGTACAACAGACGGCACTGATCTCCAATTTTTATAATCAGAATAACTACCCTTTATTTCTTTCAGTAATAAAGAGAAAACCATccaaacgatttttttttataaatactttccagttttagcattttaaatagaaattaaaatttttacgcCCCCCTtcgaggaggggtatattgttttgcagaccTCTTTCGGTCTGACGGTCGGTCGGTAGTTGGTTCGGTCTTaatatggaggttgatcatgaccagcagatgacccttattgattttgaggttagtaggtcaaagatcaaggtcccagtgacccggaacagttaaacggtttctggatgatcaCTCAATAACTCTTGGGCCttggattatgaaagttgatagataggttgatcatgactaacagatgatctctattgattttgcgatcagtaggttaaaggtcaaggtcacagtgactgacCCGGGACAGTTAAAttgtttccggatgttaactcaagaatgcttcagcttaggatcaggaaaattgaaagggagattgttcatgaccagcagatgacccctatttattttgagatcagtaggtcaaaggtcaaggtcacagtaacacagaacagttaaaccgtttccggacaataacttgggAATActtaggcttaggatcatgaaagtttattaGGAGGagtaatcatgaccagcagatggcccctattgattctgaggtcagtaggtcaaaggtcaaggtcacagtaacctggaACGATTAAACCGTCtgcggacgataacttgagaatgtttgggcctaggatcatgaaagttgatagggaagtttgTCATGATCATCAggtgacctctatttattttgagatcagtaggtcaaaggtcacagtaaccaggaactgttaaacggtttacggatgataactcaagaacatttaggcctaggttcatgaaagttgatatagAGATtagtaatgaccagcagatgactcctattgattttgaggtcagaaggccaaaggtcaaggtcaaattgacccggaacagttaaacggtttccggacgataacttgagaatgctatGGCCTAGGaccacgaaacttaatagggaggttgatcatgaccagcaaacgACGCCTATAGATTTTGGGCTCAATAGGtgaaaggtcacattgacctagaacaagagaacttttgtgcacagtgaccaaatcacttctgttccttgtgcaattactgaatgcatcacgggggcattttgtgttctacgagctcctGTTACTAaatgttttgtcatattatgttgGAACAAAGAATTCATGCACATAACAATGATTACTGTAAGTCTGAaccattttttctgtaataaggttttccttgatttctctttaaatactAGACAATACCTGGCATATCATAAGAACACTAAATTGTAGTAggaacttaaggtagttctgcacattttgatcatttatttttctacaatgtagatttgatTAAACCCTTAATTTACAAAACATGAGAAATACATATAGAATTCGGCATATGGATATAAATAAGATAGGGGCGTTTGCTTGaatttgcttgattttttgcttgcctgatttgaaaaatgtgtacCTCAgaaaagttttcataatggacgtctataggaaaatcaccatttattattttacatgtcAAACGTTCTAACATCATACtttatctttagaaatacttAGTATATTAACATTGTCATTTTGATCAATTTCCCCACACGGGTTGTTATTAATTATTTGTAAAGCGATTTTCTTATCCGTATATTTATTCTACCTTATCGTCACAAGTAACTTTcaccattacttccggtttattaaaCGTGCAAAACTATACATCAATTATAATGTACCAGTTACCTTGATAGCTTTAAAAAGgacaatattttttgtaaatcagCCATTTCAATGCCACACCGAtctaatttttcagattttgccTCATTTGTTGATGGATTGTTTTGAAAGTAAAGTATACAGGAAACATTTCCATGCGAAAAAATTTAAGATAACAATGTGTTTTGGGTACAAACTTTACACTTAAAAATACGTTTTCCTATAAAGTTGACatagtaaaagatattttgaacaaacaaaattattctaGTTCCTGAGTGTGAAAATTAAATATAGTATATCCCTCAAAATAATTCACAAAAAAATCCCTGTTTGCTGGATAATACAGTAGtcaaacttttacttttaaaacaggGAAGCCAATTGATACGGCCCCGAAGGGTCTCTTGTTGCATTTGTTTTAGATGGGTTGTTATAAATTTTCTgttgtttgcttgtttttgttaTTACAAATACACCTAAGGCCAAAAGTTCTGCACGGGTTTTAGAAGTGtaataactttttcaaattttgaccagtTGTCTTAAAACcggttttattttaatttccacACAAATCTACAAATTATTGTTCAAAAAATTCAAGTAAGCGACAATGTCTCGGTTGAGTGGTCATGGTGAGCACGAATTTCACGTGCAATGTACAACGTGTAGATTCACAATgtaattttgagtttttatgctTATCTTGCTTTGACTAAACCTGACACGTCATTCGCCAGTGCATATCTTTAATTTATCTTGACGTTAACGTCACAATGAAACTCTCAAATGAGGAATGTATGCGCGCTATAGGCCAGTTGCAAGGTGGGATCACTGCGTCGCAAGTTGCAAGAAACTTTGGAGTTCACGAACATACCATTCGTCGTCTTAGACAACGATACGGCGTTACCGGGAGAGTAAACGACCGTCGACGTACAGGACGTCCACGTGAAACTACACGTCAGCAGGACAGGTGGATAGTTTTAACTCATCTACGAAGACGTTTTGAAGTTCCTATTCATACTGCTAGGATCACGCAAGGCAGGACCCGTCGTCATGTGAGCGCGCGTACGATTCGACGTCGTCTACGGGAAGTTGGAGTACGTGCAAGACGTCCATATTGCGGCGCCCGTTTGACACCTAGGCACCGCCGGAATCGTAATGACTTTGCCAGAC
This window harbors:
- the LOC123537524 gene encoding repetitive organellar protein-like, which encodes MGNTLDIGTVGRKNETAMDIAELQKQMSVVDHSMTGLAKSIDSMQAACKMLLLHLEKKEEINTDDCLEGENEDRKQSGPDLALELLRSIDESVTDHKFIAMDVIGRLLHFIANNLQKYGISSMKSDKELTLDKYVAAKCPFDMTGTVLFYDEKIKSLRSEVGKLKEIKRNLRSRIDTMQRREDDLIEENTCLHDQVDKLEIKLNISRQDKQTIPSTADGNDKQFTETNNIPLKVETVEKQKDKFDDMLEEHLSEKVKELVDLKKEREIERQKFEEEIAQYKNENTVLEDANRTLVEELERKKPAKVIQVQVQMYRNLCSMSIETSLADFLKYKAKTKSLDLKIITYYKRLAVERDKPVIILCDSSSVSTSSKKTGNAIGGIEATQNAAVVVLHKDSKKSIQYKQAAMLKKYHPYSSLGEIVDVACDSNSVFLCDDNDYAVDDIINYIYKRRS